The Sphingomonas sp. NBWT7 nucleotide sequence GTGTCGGCGACGCTGTCGTTTCCTGCTTCTTCCCGGAGTGGCAGAGCGGCCCGCCGCGCGTCGGCGACTTCCGTGGCGTTCCCGGCGACGGGATCGACGGCTTCGCGCGCGAACGCGTCGTTCTTCCCGCCACCGCTTTCACCAAGGCGCCGGCGGGCTGGAGCCACGCGGAAGCCGCGACAATCACCACCGCCGGCCTCACCGCATGGCGCGCACTGGTGGTCGACGGCGGGCTCAAGGCGGGTGACAAGGCGCTCGTCCTCGGCACCGGCGGCGTGTCGATCTACGCGCTCCAGATTGCCCGCGCGATGGGCTGCGAGGTCATCGTCACATCTTCCTCGGACGAGAAGCTTGCACGGGCCAAGGCTCTCGGCGCGACACATACGGTGAACTACAAGCAGCAGCAGAAGTGGGGCCGCACCGTCCGCGATCTTACCGGCGGACGGGGCGTCGACATCGTCGTCGAGGTTGGGGGGCCGGGCACGCTAGCGCAGTCGATCGAGGCGGTCCGCATCGGCGGCCATATCGCATTGATCGGCGTCCTCACCGGCGCGGCGGGCGAGGTTCCGACTGCTGCGCTGATGGTGAAACAGGCGCGATTACAGGGGCTTGTCGTCGGCAGCCGCGATGAGCAGGAAGATTTCGTACGTGCCCTCGAGGCAGCGGCAATCCGCCCCGTCATCGATCGGACCTTCTCGCTCGCCGATCTCGCCGAGGCTTTCCGCTACCTGGAAGGTGCGGGGCACTTCGGGAAGATCGCCGTCACCTGGTAGCCCAGGTTTGCGCCCGGCCGTGACGCGGCTTAGGGTGGCGGCTCAGCGAAAGGATAGCGCATGAACGCCCCCCTCACCCGCATCGACTGGCGCGCTGCCGGCGCAGCGGAGCTAGCCGACGCCGTCGCCCTGCGCCGCGCGATCCACGCCGAGCCCGAGATCGGCAACGACTGCCCGAAGACGTCGGCGAAACTGAAGGCGGCGCTCACGGGGTTGCCGCTCGAAATCCACGACAGCACCTCGACGACGGGCTTCGTCGCAATCCTGCGCGGCGGACGCGCGGGGGCATCGGGCAGCAACATGCGCACGGTGCTGCTGCGTGGTGACATGGATGCGCTGCCGATGACGGAGGAAACCGGGCTCGATTTCGCGTCGACCATCCCCGGCGCGATGCACGCCTGCGGGCACGACGCGCATTCGGCGATGCTCGCCGGCGCCGCGCGCGCATTGTGCGCCCGCAAGGATCAGCTGCCTGGAACGGTCGTCTTCATGTTCCAGCCGGGGGAGGAAGGCCATCACGGCGCCCGGCATATGATCGAGGACGGCCTGCTCGATATCGCGCGTCCCGAAGCTGCCTTCGCGTTGCATATCTCGCCCAACGCGCCCGCCGGTGTCTTCGTTGGCCGCGAGGGGCCGCTGCTCGCCTCAACCGACACGCTGCACGCGACGATCCGCGGCAAGGGCGGCCACGCCGCAATGCCGCACGACGCGATCGATCCCGTACCGGTCGCGTGCGAGATTGTCGGCGCCTTGCAGAGCTACGTCGCGCGCCGCGTTCCAGTCGCAGATCCTGCCGTGCTGACGATTACCCAGATCCACGCCGGGAGCAGCCACAACATCATCCCCGACGATGTGACGTTGATGGGCACACTTCGCACCTTGTCTGAACATACGCGCGAAGGTGCGCGGGCAGACTTTGGCGAGATCGCGCGCGGCATCGCTGCCGCTCACGGCTGCACGGCGGACGTGTCGATCGACGCCGGCTATCCGGTCACCTTCTGCGATCCGCGCGCCACCGCCATGATGCGCGACGTGGCGGGCACGCTGTCGGGCGAGCGCGGCTGGTCACAGATGCCCGCGCCGATGATGGGCGGCGAGGATTTCTCCTACGTCCTTCGCGACATCCCGGGGGCGATGGCATTCGTCGGCGTGGCGGCAGCTGGCTCGGATCCCCGGACCAACCCGCCGTTGCACAATACGCGCATGACGATCGACGAAAACGTCATGGCGACGGGCATCGCCATGCACTGCACGCTCGCCGAGCGTTTCCTCGAACGCGGCTTCGACTAGAAACAGGCGCCCCCCTTTTCCGGGGGGACGCTCGGTGTCACTCGACGGTAACCGACTTCGCCAGATTGCGCGGCTGATCG carries:
- a CDS encoding M20 family metallopeptidase produces the protein MNAPLTRIDWRAAGAAELADAVALRRAIHAEPEIGNDCPKTSAKLKAALTGLPLEIHDSTSTTGFVAILRGGRAGASGSNMRTVLLRGDMDALPMTEETGLDFASTIPGAMHACGHDAHSAMLAGAARALCARKDQLPGTVVFMFQPGEEGHHGARHMIEDGLLDIARPEAAFALHISPNAPAGVFVGREGPLLASTDTLHATIRGKGGHAAMPHDAIDPVPVACEIVGALQSYVARRVPVADPAVLTITQIHAGSSHNIIPDDVTLMGTLRTLSEHTREGARADFGEIARGIAAAHGCTADVSIDAGYPVTFCDPRATAMMRDVAGTLSGERGWSQMPAPMMGGEDFSYVLRDIPGAMAFVGVAAAGSDPRTNPPLHNTRMTIDENVMATGIAMHCTLAERFLERGFD
- a CDS encoding NAD(P)-dependent alcohol dehydrogenase codes for the protein MKAVTLAAPGGLDKLAFSDLPDPGQPGRGEVRVAPHASSLNFHDYLVCAGMSPTADGRIPLADGAGTVEAVGEGVTDFGVGDAVVSCFFPEWQSGPPRVGDFRGVPGDGIDGFARERVVLPATAFTKAPAGWSHAEAATITTAGLTAWRALVVDGGLKAGDKALVLGTGGVSIYALQIARAMGCEVIVTSSSDEKLARAKALGATHTVNYKQQQKWGRTVRDLTGGRGVDIVVEVGGPGTLAQSIEAVRIGGHIALIGVLTGAAGEVPTAALMVKQARLQGLVVGSRDEQEDFVRALEAAAIRPVIDRTFSLADLAEAFRYLEGAGHFGKIAVTW